The sequence AGGCAGGGTGATCCCTTATCGCCCTTCTTATTCATTCTGGGCATGGATATTTTGAGTTGTATGTTGGATAGAGCAGTTTCGCATGGTCTGCTTGATGGAGCCAAGATTGAAGGTAGAGCTAATTCAGTCTCAATTTCTAATCTGTTGTATGCGGATGACACGTTGTGTTTTTGTGGAGGCAGTGTGGAGCAAGTAGCTAATCTTCGTGCCATCCTACTAGGCTTTGAAGCTATCTCTGGTTTGAAAGTTAATCTGAGTAAGAGTAAAATCATCCCTGTTGGAAACACTCCAAATGCTGAGCTCCTTGCTGAGGTACTTGGGTGTGGAGTCTCCAACTTGCCTTCAAGCTATCTTGGGCTTCCCTTGGGTGCTAAATATAAAGACCAGAGTATTTGGAATCCCTTGGtggaaaattttgataaaaagctTTCAGGATGGAGGAGGAACTATCTATCTAAAGCAGGGAGGCTATCTCTCATTAAAAGTACACTATCTAACCTCCCTGTCTACATGTTGTCTATTCTCCCCATCCCCTCCTCCATTGCTGGTAGGCTTGAGTCAATTATGTGTAGATTCCTTTGGGGCCATTCAATGGAGAGTAGGAAATTTCATTTGGTGAATTGGAATTGTGTTAAGCTCCCAAAAGAGGTTGGAGGCCTAGGGATAAAATGCTTGATCACATTTAATAAGGCCTTACTGGGTAAATGGCTATGGAGGTTTGCCATCAACAAAGATCAGTTGTGGCGGAAAATTATTGCTTGCAAGTATGGCACTGGTATCTATGGATGGTCCACGAAGCAGATCAAAGAACCATATGGCTGCAGTATGTGGAAATATATAATGAAAGGTTGGGAGGCTTGGTCTTCTCTAACCCGCTTCCAAGCTGGCAGGGGCAACTCAATAAGTTTCTGGAACGATCATTGGGCAGGAGACACCTCTCTGAAGGACTCTTTTCCTAATTTATACACTTTAGCAACACAGAAAGATGCTTCAATTATCCAATTACTTCAAGTCTATGATGGAGGCTTTTCCTGGAATATCAATTTCATTCGTGAGGCACAAGATTGGGAAGTGTTGACTTTCACAAACTTCTGGAGCCTTGTCTATAGTGCAAAGATCAATCCTGTTTGTGAGGATAAAATTTGTTGGGAGGTAGCAAAAAACAATCTTTTTTCTGTGAGTTCATTCTATAAGGAACTTCTGAAAGATAAATTGCACAATGGGCACTCTCATTTCCCTTGGCAATGGCTTTGGAAATCTAAGGCTCCCCctaagtgtgttttttttctgcTGGGAGGCTGTATGGGGTAGAATCCTAACAATGGATAACTTGCAAAGGAGAGGCATTCCGTTGGTAAACCGATGTTGCCTTTGTAAAGCAGGTTTGGAATCTATCAGTCATCTTCTTTTGCACTGCGAGTGGTCTTCTAAAATTTGGGCAAATGTTCTGAGGCTGCTGGGCATTTCTTGGGTCACTAATTCTTCAGTGGACAAGGAATTATTGGCTTGGAAGGGCGTAAGCAGGGACAAAAGGCTAGGAAGTTTTATCCAATTAATTCCAATTTCTGTGATGTGGATGCTATGGCTGGAAAGGAATAACAGAGTGTTCAAAAGCAAAGAATCCTCCATAGACACTTTCTTAGTCACCtggtttgattgccttaggTTCTGGGGCACTTCCTTTTCTGGGAACATTTTTGATCATATGTTTATCCCCCCCTTCTAAtttgtttgggttgcacccccttggtgcttgaataaaactttttttcattcaaaaaaaaagattaaacttCCACtctccattttcctttttccccaaTTAGACTTTCTTTTTCCCtactaaaatacaataaatgttgATTTGTACTTGTAGTAGATAGTGAGTTGTGTGTCCAATCATCATGGAGGTTTAATATGTGGGCCTTCTTATGCGATCTTTTGATATTAGGATGTAGTGAAATACAGTATGGATTTTGATGTATTGGCAATTTGGCATCATTTAAGTTCTCATTTTCAGCATGTACTGATATTTGCTAGATTTCGTGTATTGCGCTGATCTGATATCTTGGTTCTTGATTATTTATGGCCTTGGGTAGATGAACATGTGTTTCTTCTCATAGCTGATGAAGATTTATTACTTGGAAGGATTTGTTCCATATCGATATGGTGGACCTAAGTACAGTTTTGAAATAAAGTTCCTTGATATATCTCTTTTCATTGATCTCCTTTCCTATTTTCTTGAGGGGATACAGAAATGTGGTTGCATTATCTCCAAAGTGATGGTtattgcaatttggaacttGATTGTCCTTAGTCATTTTTTTCTTGAGATTTTTGCAGCCAGTATCTTTCCACTGTAAACTAAATAAGATGCGAGAAGGAACACATCATTAACTTAGTTCTTATCATCTCGTGCTAGCTGACAGgctgaacctttttttttttttgaggtttgCTTTAATTCATCTACCTTGCTTCCTTTTTGCACTCTTCTCTAGAAGAAAGTATATGATTTGCTTGAGATGGGTGCATTGTTGTTTTTGTTAGTTCGTTCTTTACCCTAGATAGCAATGCTGTAGAAGAAAGAACTAATCTGCCTTCTGTCGTCGTTCAAATCTCTCAATGTTTGTTCTCAGTTTAAGTTACTTACAGTTTATTCTATCTGTGGTTTTACAACCTCAGGTTACGTACCATTTCTTTCACTGGAAGAAAGGAACTCCATTTGCTGATGACCAAGGTATCTACAATGGGTTGACTTGGTGGGAGCAAATAGAAAACGGCAAGCAACTCACACGCAATAGGAAGTTTTTGACAGTTGTGCCTGTTGTCCTGTAAGTATCTTATTTTTTGTGATACAAGTTTCTTTGGCTTTTCCTTGGGACActtatcaattttctttttcttttttaataacaTTTAGATATTCTTCCTTTTAATGTTTAGGTTTTGAATATGATATTGGTACACATTAAAAATACCCTTAAATAGTCTACTATACTTACATGCACACACACAGAGGCATGTACACCCAGGAGAGAAACCTTTTGACAAAGGGCTTAGCAAGTCGCTTTTCTAGCTAGCATGACATGCATTTACTTGCATTTGCATCTGCAGTAGTCACATGAGGGCGGTGTGTGAAAACAGTTGCTCCAACTTCGctgtattttcttcttttttcaaatgGATCATAACTTGTAAAATTCTGTACGAGTACCATATGTGAAAGGCAGCATCTGCTTAGTGGAATTTAATCTGAACTTTCACGGGTGCAATGCTGGTTTTTGCTTTGGTATTTGGACTTAAATTATGAGCAAGCAAAGTGTTTTCTACAAGGTTTTTTAAGAAATGAATATGccaaaatttattttgtcaGATTGATGTATCTGTGTAATTAACACACCTCGTAACATACGAACCATTCCTTAGCTGGGATGATATAGGGATTGTTTGTATATCTCGTCTCTGGCATGCAACAGAGTTCGAGTCCCCCAACCCTCGCTGATATACAAAATAAAGAAGAGAAATGCATACCTTTAACGttattattctctctctcactgCAGGTATTTGATAGCCTCACACACAACAGATTATCAACACCCCATGCTCTTCTTTAACACACTGGCAGTATTTGTGCTGGTGGTTGCCAAGTTCCCAAACATGCACAAGGTCCGGATATTCGGCATAAATGCTGATCACTGAACTGCAAGAAGGATCTGTTCAGTTTATGACAATATCTagttttgataatttttgtCTTCCAATCCACTGGGTTAATCTCTGTACATCTCTTGAAACGGAGGAaggaatttctttttttctttccattttatgTTGTGGATACATCATACATACAGCTGCCTTCGTTATGGACTGAGAAGTATACTCGTGGTTTAAGCTTGCAGGAACTTTTGGGTTTGGTTTTCTGTATTGCTTCAGCACAAAACTTGGCATGTGATTGTGTGTTGACGCATTTTGATGACcaaattcaaatattcaattcaATATCGTTGTGTATATGTGCCTAATTTTCTCCAGCTTAATAAATCAATGGTTGGCCATATGTTGCATCTACTTCTTCTGTTGTTTCTTGCCATTTTGAATATTGCCAGTTTGCCACTCTTAATAGGCCGAAAGTCTTATAATTGTCTGGTGTATGTAGGACGGGGTTTTTATGTATCAGGGATTTACCATGCAATAAGACCAAATCTtggtagattttttttaaaaaaaaaaaaaaaaaaaaaacctagcaGATGGTGCTATAGGGATCGGAATCATGTTCCAATTGTTCCTTAAGGGCACATGGGCAGATGGGCTCTCTTAAAACAGGACCTGATCTAGGCCTAAAATGGGCCGGCCTAGATTTTTTAGGCGGCATCTAATGATGTAAACCCATTTTAGCTTTTAAGTGGCATACATGGCCCACCTATTGAGGCGACGCCCAATAGACCCACCGCGTTTGAATCGCTTCAATTACTTTACAGCAATAAAATGGTATTTTAGCCATGTTTTGCTCAACAGAATAGAATCGGGgttttataaatttatatggtTAATGTGGTTTAACAATAGGGGTTTATATTTAGGGTTGTGATCCAGTAAAGATGGTATAACCctaaatttaatatatatatatatatatatatatagaaattctcttatgtgcaTCATTTTTTAAATTGCGCACCATTTTTTAAAGGTGTGAATGTGTGAAATGATAAGTGTGACTCACTATTTTGGAtctcacatgttttaaatcaatggggAAAATATAAATACGTATAGAAAAATTCCtcataaaatacatatatatatatattattatatattattatatataataaaattaaagcGTAGAATCTAGGATGACCCGCAAAATTCAAGAGGTTATGGTTGGTACATATATAAGGTAATCAAATATTTAGTGGGACCCATGATAATCTTCTTGTTACATAATGTAGATAATCAACGGCGGTAATATTGTAAAATTACCTTCACTAATTGGGTCCACTTAGGGATTTGATGACATATGGAATGATTTAAGCACATGCGTTCCATGTCAAGGGAAAATATATATTAGGAATTTCAAGATCACACACTTGACAGTTGACACTTGTGATTGGGCATgcatgggcccacaatccacctGCACCGCCcatcatatatatcatatatatatagacacacggAGGGACAAGTGGAGAACCTTCAATTCATGTGTGCTGGGCCTTTTTCTCTGTTGCGTCAACATCATGGGCCCCTCCCTCGAGCAAAAATTGTGGGGGTTGAATTAGGCTTTCTTTGTTGGGGCCCACCTCATCAAAGATGATTCTCACACATCTGACGGCCTTTATTCGCCGCCGCTCACCCTTCGACTATTTGTGATACGGTTCTCATGTTACTGTTCGCAGTTGACATGAGAATGAGAACTAGTTTAGTCAACTGATTCAATTCTACATTGACCATTTAGGTCCATTTGATtcgatgcttttttttttcttaccatGCATAATTTACGGATGCTTGAGATCCCGTTGCTGAGGTGTATGCACATGATTTAATATCCATGTGAAACCCACAAAGAGTCGCACTCTCCCTCATTCTTGCA is a genomic window of Tripterygium wilfordii isolate XIE 37 chromosome 16, ASM1340144v1, whole genome shotgun sequence containing:
- the LOC119981055 gene encoding ORM1-like protein 2 — its product is MYVRAVPTTDLNRNTEWFTYPGVWTTYILIVFISWLIVLSVFGCSPGTSWTIVHLAHFLVTYHFFHWKKGTPFADDQGIYNGLTWWEQIENGKQLTRNRKFLTVVPVVLYLIASHTTDYQHPMLFFNTLAVFVLVVAKFPNMHKVRIFGINADH